In one window of Myxococcus virescens DNA:
- a CDS encoding D-alanine--D-alanine ligase: MTPNRGAFTKDELKQKRVGVLLGGMSAERDVSLRTGEAVSGALRGLGYDVVEIDVGRDLPARLAAEKVDVAWLAVHGRYGEDGCLQGLLESLFIPYTGSGVLASALGMDKVYAKQVYVAHGIPTPAYRSFRDAASALAAADSLPFPFPVVVKPSREGSSVGVHICKTRDAYEAAVTDAAKYAGTLLVEQFVKGREVQGGVLDDEALGVIEVRAAREFYDYDAKYKAGTGTQYLFPAPLPPDQYARVNEVCLAAHQALGCSGGSRSDVIVTDGGDVFLLETNTLPGMTASSLLPKIAAGRGIDFPALCERLLLGACLKA, translated from the coding sequence GTGACTCCGAACCGCGGTGCCTTCACGAAGGACGAGCTCAAGCAGAAGCGTGTCGGTGTGCTGTTGGGCGGAATGTCCGCGGAGCGCGACGTATCCCTGCGCACCGGTGAGGCGGTCTCCGGGGCGCTGCGCGGGCTGGGCTACGACGTGGTGGAGATTGACGTGGGCCGGGATTTGCCCGCGCGCCTGGCGGCGGAGAAGGTGGACGTGGCGTGGCTGGCCGTCCACGGGCGTTATGGCGAGGACGGCTGTCTCCAGGGACTGCTGGAGTCGCTCTTCATTCCTTATACCGGCAGCGGCGTGCTGGCCTCCGCGCTGGGCATGGACAAGGTGTACGCCAAGCAGGTCTACGTGGCCCACGGCATCCCCACGCCCGCGTACCGTTCCTTTCGGGACGCCGCGTCGGCGCTGGCGGCGGCGGACAGCCTGCCCTTCCCGTTTCCAGTGGTGGTGAAGCCCAGCCGCGAAGGCAGCAGCGTGGGCGTGCACATCTGCAAGACGCGGGACGCCTACGAGGCCGCCGTGACGGATGCGGCGAAGTACGCGGGCACCCTGCTGGTGGAGCAGTTCGTCAAGGGACGCGAAGTGCAGGGTGGCGTGCTGGACGATGAGGCCCTGGGCGTCATCGAGGTCCGCGCCGCGCGCGAGTTCTACGACTATGACGCGAAGTACAAGGCGGGCACCGGCACGCAGTACCTCTTCCCCGCGCCCCTGCCTCCGGATCAGTATGCGCGGGTGAACGAGGTGTGCCTGGCCGCGCACCAGGCCCTGGGGTGTAGCGGGGGCTCGCGGTCGGACGTCATCGTCACCGACGGAGGCGATGTGTTCCTGCTGGAAACCAATACGCTGCCGGGCATGACGGCCTCGAGCCTCTTGCCCAAGATTGCCGCGGGGCGCGGTATCGACTTTCCCGC
- the murB gene encoding UDP-N-acetylmuramate dehydrogenase: protein MVEAGVKTALATRVESLGGCEVKAGEPLAPLTSVRAGGAAEALVRPRSPDALVALLKLAREEGVPVSILGGGANTLVGDGGVPGLTLKLPGDLFPEVADVGPEEGWLTLGAGAAIVRLINVMRAHALVGAEFLAGIPGTLGGAVSMNAGTKNGEAFCVIEAVEVATADGVGWLTKAQVPYSYRHSELPPGGVVTRVRFALRKGDVVASKAVMDADLGYRKRTQPLSQPNFGSVFTNPPGDHAGRLIELAGLKGYSLGRAQVSTLHANWIVNLGGATARDVLGLVTLMRQRVLEQSGVDMKPEVKRLGDFL from the coding sequence ATGGTGGAAGCGGGCGTGAAGACGGCGCTGGCGACGCGCGTGGAGTCGCTGGGCGGCTGCGAGGTGAAGGCGGGCGAACCGCTGGCGCCTCTCACCAGCGTCCGGGCCGGCGGCGCCGCGGAAGCCCTGGTGCGCCCGCGCTCGCCAGACGCCCTGGTGGCGCTGCTGAAGCTGGCGCGCGAAGAGGGTGTCCCCGTTTCGATTCTGGGCGGCGGCGCCAACACGCTGGTGGGGGACGGCGGGGTGCCCGGCCTGACGCTGAAGCTGCCAGGAGACCTCTTTCCGGAGGTGGCCGACGTGGGCCCCGAGGAAGGGTGGCTCACCCTGGGCGCGGGGGCGGCCATCGTCCGCCTCATCAACGTCATGCGGGCCCACGCGCTGGTGGGCGCGGAGTTCCTGGCCGGCATCCCCGGCACGCTCGGCGGCGCGGTGTCGATGAACGCCGGCACCAAGAACGGCGAGGCCTTCTGCGTCATCGAGGCGGTGGAAGTGGCCACGGCGGACGGGGTGGGGTGGCTGACGAAGGCGCAGGTGCCGTATTCCTACCGTCACTCCGAGTTGCCGCCAGGCGGCGTCGTCACCCGGGTGCGTTTCGCGCTGCGCAAGGGGGACGTGGTGGCCTCCAAGGCCGTCATGGACGCGGACCTGGGTTACCGGAAACGGACACAGCCGCTCAGTCAGCCCAACTTCGGCAGCGTCTTCACCAACCCGCCGGGCGACCATGCCGGACGGCTCATTGAACTGGCGGGCCTGAAAGGGTACTCGCTGGGGCGCGCGCAGGTGTCCACCCTGCACGCCAACTGGATTGTGAACCTGGGCGGTGCCACCGCCCGCGACGTGCTGGGACTCGTCACCCTCATGCGGCAGCGGGTGCTCGAGCAGTCCGGCGTTGACATGAAACCCGAAGTCAAGCGCCTGGGAGACTTCCTGTGA
- the murC gene encoding UDP-N-acetylmuramate--L-alanine ligase — translation MTRNKPPSLFKTRHAAQVHFVGLGGIGMSGIAEVLLNLGYRVSGSDLRESDITRRLVRMGATFFEGHRAQNLIQADVVVISSAVRKDNPEVVAARQRKIPVIPRAEMLAELMRLKYAVAVAGSHGKTTTTSMVATVLSAAGLDPTAVVGGKVNVLDSNAKLGKSELMVVEADESDGSFLHLHPSIAIVTNIDPEHMDHYGDLDTLQSAFVEFCNRVPFYGLNVLCLDNPNVQALLPRIEKRFVTYGSSHMADYRLENIQLDGFTTRFHAYRREESLGEFRVRMVGAHNAFNALAVIAVAEEMDIPLETVRESLAEFGGVQRRFTVRGEAQGITVVDDYGHHPTEVLATLAGARRAFGRRVVVAFQPHRYTRTHDLMKEFTTSFNDSDVLFVTSVYAAGEERIEGATGDALADAVRAHGHRDVTFVEKRTDLPASLLPRLREGDLVLTLGAGDITHVGPELLELLRTTPLSKD, via the coding sequence GTGACGCGTAACAAGCCCCCCAGCCTCTTCAAGACGCGCCATGCGGCGCAGGTCCACTTCGTGGGGCTCGGTGGTATCGGCATGAGCGGCATCGCCGAGGTGCTGCTGAACCTGGGCTACCGGGTGTCCGGCTCCGACTTGCGAGAGAGCGACATCACCCGGCGCCTGGTGCGCATGGGCGCGACCTTCTTCGAAGGCCACCGCGCGCAGAACCTGATTCAGGCGGACGTGGTGGTGATTTCCTCCGCGGTGCGCAAGGACAACCCGGAGGTGGTCGCCGCCCGGCAGCGGAAGATTCCCGTCATCCCCCGCGCGGAGATGCTCGCGGAGTTGATGCGCCTGAAGTACGCGGTCGCCGTGGCCGGCAGCCACGGGAAGACGACGACGACGTCCATGGTGGCCACCGTGCTGAGCGCGGCGGGGCTGGACCCGACGGCGGTGGTGGGCGGCAAGGTGAACGTGCTCGACTCCAACGCCAAGCTGGGCAAGAGCGAGCTGATGGTGGTGGAGGCCGACGAGAGCGACGGCAGCTTCCTCCACCTGCATCCGTCCATTGCCATCGTCACCAACATCGACCCGGAGCACATGGACCACTACGGCGACCTGGACACGCTCCAGTCCGCCTTCGTGGAGTTCTGCAACCGGGTGCCGTTCTACGGCCTCAACGTGCTGTGCCTGGACAACCCCAACGTCCAGGCGCTGCTGCCGCGCATCGAGAAGCGCTTCGTCACCTACGGCAGCTCGCACATGGCGGACTACCGGCTGGAGAACATCCAACTGGACGGCTTCACCACGCGCTTCCACGCCTACCGCCGGGAGGAGTCGCTGGGCGAGTTCCGCGTGCGGATGGTGGGCGCGCACAACGCCTTCAACGCGCTGGCCGTCATCGCCGTGGCGGAGGAGATGGACATCCCGCTGGAGACGGTCCGCGAGTCGCTGGCCGAGTTCGGCGGCGTGCAGCGACGCTTCACCGTGCGCGGCGAAGCCCAGGGCATCACCGTGGTGGACGACTACGGGCACCACCCCACGGAAGTGCTGGCCACGCTGGCCGGCGCGCGGCGGGCCTTCGGACGCCGGGTGGTGGTGGCCTTCCAGCCGCACCGCTACACGCGCACGCATGACCTGATGAAGGAGTTCACCACCTCCTTCAATGATTCGGACGTGCTCTTCGTCACCAGCGTCTACGCGGCGGGCGAGGAGCGCATCGAGGGCGCCACGGGCGACGCGCTGGCGGACGCCGTCCGCGCCCACGGCCACCGCGACGTCACGTTCGTGGAGAAACGCACCGACCTGCCGGCGTCGCTGCTGCCGCGTCTGCGCGAGGGGGACCTGGTGCTGACGCTGGGCGCGGGTGACATCACCCACGTGGGGCCGGAGTTGCTCGAGCTGCTGCGCACCACCCCCCTGTCGAAGGACTAG
- the murG gene encoding undecaprenyldiphospho-muramoylpentapeptide beta-N-acetylglucosaminyltransferase — MMKVLIAGGGTGGHLFPGIALAEEVVTRHHRNEVVFVGTERGIESRVVPKEGYPLELVKVQGLKGKGFVSLLKALFALPLAFIESFRILARQKPDVVVGVGGYASGPVVLAAWLMGIPTAIQEQNALPGFTNKVLGRIVRVVFIAFEEARAFFPEKKVQLIGNPIRRKLMDNYLRSHVAHERFSVLVFGGSLGARGINQRMTEALDSLGDLKDSLHFVHQTGKNDLESVRKGYADKGFQAEVVEFIDDMSSAYARADLVVCRAGATTLAELTVCKKASILIPFPHATDDHQAVNARALVDAGAALMFRESELTGEKLAQTVRELKSHPERLKSMEKKAGLLGRPEAAKELADVCVDLMVQTWGPNGRERTPIEAEKKAPRSHS, encoded by the coding sequence ATGATGAAGGTGCTCATCGCGGGTGGGGGCACGGGCGGACATCTCTTTCCGGGCATCGCCCTGGCGGAAGAGGTGGTGACACGGCATCACCGCAACGAGGTCGTCTTCGTGGGCACCGAGCGTGGCATCGAGTCGCGCGTGGTGCCGAAGGAAGGTTATCCGCTGGAGCTGGTGAAGGTGCAGGGCCTCAAGGGCAAAGGCTTCGTGTCCCTGCTCAAGGCGCTCTTCGCGCTGCCGCTGGCCTTCATCGAGTCCTTTCGCATCCTCGCCCGGCAGAAGCCGGACGTGGTGGTGGGCGTGGGTGGCTACGCCAGCGGGCCGGTGGTGCTGGCCGCGTGGCTGATGGGCATCCCCACCGCCATCCAGGAGCAGAACGCGCTGCCCGGCTTCACCAACAAGGTGCTGGGCCGCATCGTGCGCGTGGTGTTCATCGCCTTCGAGGAAGCGCGCGCCTTCTTCCCGGAGAAGAAGGTCCAGCTCATCGGCAACCCCATCCGTCGCAAGCTGATGGACAACTACCTGCGCAGCCACGTCGCGCACGAGCGCTTCTCCGTGCTCGTCTTCGGCGGCAGCCTGGGCGCGCGGGGCATCAACCAGCGGATGACGGAAGCGCTGGACTCGCTGGGCGACCTGAAGGACAGCCTGCACTTCGTCCACCAGACGGGGAAGAACGACCTGGAGTCGGTGCGCAAGGGCTACGCGGACAAGGGCTTCCAGGCGGAGGTGGTGGAGTTCATCGACGACATGTCCAGCGCCTATGCCCGCGCGGACCTCGTCGTCTGTCGCGCCGGCGCGACGACCCTCGCGGAGCTGACCGTCTGTAAGAAGGCCAGCATCCTGATTCCCTTCCCGCACGCCACGGACGACCACCAGGCCGTCAACGCGCGGGCGTTGGTGGATGCGGGCGCGGCGCTGATGTTCCGCGAGTCGGAGCTCACCGGGGAAAAGCTGGCGCAGACGGTGCGTGAGCTGAAGAGCCACCCCGAGCGCCTCAAGAGCATGGAGAAGAAGGCGGGCCTGTTGGGCCGCCCCGAGGCCGCCAAGGAACTGGCGGACGTGTGCGTGGACCTGATGGTCCAGACGTGGGGCCCCAACGGCCGCGAGCGCACCCCCATCGAAGCCGAGAAGAAGGCCCCCAGGAGCCATTCGTGA
- the ftsW gene encoding putative lipid II flippase FtsW, translated as MKTPSPPSSALVRFDPVLLCAVLGLVSFGLVMVYSASAVLAQDKLGDSLYFLKRQLVAAGLGLVAMAVAMKVGWRRLARWAYPLLLAAIVLLVLVNIPGIGSTAGGARRWIRLPGFGLQPAEVAKFAWVVYLSYSLAKKREKVAKFSVGFVPHLALCGILVLLCMMQPDFGSSVLLVFMLFVLLFAAGAKLSYLVGMVLLALPLAYVAIASSPYRMKRILAFMDPWAHRHDVGYQVAESLMSIGSGGVVGLGLGDGRQKLFFLPEAHTDFIFSIIAEETGLIGVGLLVVLYGVVLWRGVRASLAAGETFGTYLGLGISSIIAFQAAVNMCVAMGLLPTKGLTLPFVSYGGSSLVVLMGAAGVLLSLSANTQGVARPSRVGTDMREVAA; from the coding sequence ATGAAGACCCCTTCTCCTCCGTCCTCCGCCCTCGTGCGCTTCGACCCGGTGCTGCTTTGCGCGGTGCTCGGGCTCGTGAGCTTCGGGCTGGTGATGGTGTACTCGGCCAGCGCGGTGCTCGCGCAGGACAAGCTGGGCGACAGCCTCTACTTCCTCAAGCGGCAGCTCGTCGCCGCGGGTCTGGGGCTGGTCGCCATGGCCGTGGCCATGAAGGTCGGCTGGCGCCGGCTGGCGCGCTGGGCCTATCCGCTGCTGCTGGCGGCCATCGTCCTGTTGGTGCTGGTGAACATCCCCGGCATCGGCAGCACGGCGGGCGGCGCGCGGCGGTGGATTCGCCTGCCGGGCTTTGGCCTGCAGCCGGCGGAGGTGGCGAAGTTCGCCTGGGTCGTCTACCTGTCCTACTCGCTGGCGAAGAAGCGGGAGAAGGTGGCGAAGTTCTCCGTGGGCTTCGTTCCGCACCTCGCGCTGTGCGGCATCCTGGTGTTGCTTTGTATGATGCAGCCCGACTTCGGCAGCAGCGTGCTGCTGGTGTTCATGCTCTTCGTGCTGCTGTTCGCGGCCGGCGCGAAGCTGAGCTACCTGGTCGGCATGGTGCTGCTGGCGTTGCCCCTGGCCTACGTGGCCATTGCCTCCAGTCCGTACCGCATGAAGCGCATCCTGGCCTTCATGGACCCGTGGGCGCACCGGCATGACGTGGGCTACCAGGTGGCCGAGTCGCTGATGTCCATCGGTTCGGGCGGCGTGGTGGGCCTGGGCCTGGGCGACGGGCGGCAGAAGCTCTTCTTCCTGCCGGAAGCCCACACTGACTTCATCTTCTCCATCATCGCCGAGGAGACGGGCCTCATTGGCGTGGGCCTGCTGGTGGTGCTGTACGGCGTCGTCCTGTGGCGCGGCGTCCGGGCCAGCCTGGCGGCGGGGGAGACGTTCGGAACGTACCTGGGGCTGGGCATCAGCTCCATCATCGCGTTCCAGGCCGCGGTCAACATGTGCGTGGCCATGGGGTTGCTGCCGACGAAGGGGCTGACGCTGCCCTTCGTGTCGTACGGAGGTTCGTCGCTGGTGGTGTTGATGGGTGCGGCTGGAGTGCTGTTGTCGTTGAGCGCGAACACCCAGGGGGTCGCGAGGCCCAGCCGGGTGGGAACCGACATGCGGGAGGTGGCGGCATGA
- the murD gene encoding UDP-N-acetylmuramoyl-L-alanine--D-glutamate ligase yields the protein MTLALSGQKVLVFGLAKSGVAALRLLRQLGADVTALDARGEDALGAVAHEVKAQGATLVSGPTPPGLLASQDLVVVSPGVPLALPEIQAARAAGVAVWGEVELAGRLLSGVPLFGITGTNGKSTTTALTGTLFASGGKRTFVGGNLGRPFSEAAMSPDDWDALVVELSSYQLEGIRTLRPRGAAILNLTPDHIDRYPSHAAYGEAKARIFQQQQAGDFAVVNADDADVLGLARGAKAPVYGFSLTGKPVADAPTLAGLAVAEPGGFRLAFLGEHYTLTNRALRGAHNAQNAMAAALLARLGGVTSGEVQAGLDGYPGLPHRLESVRVLDGIEWVNDSKATNVDSVLVALRAFSSGVWLIAGGKGKGASYAPMVEAGQGKVKGVLTIGDDADTLARAYAGAAQVHACGTLAHAVARARELAERGDTVLLSPACASFDQFKNFEDRGDSFKRLVEAL from the coding sequence ATGACGTTGGCGCTGTCCGGTCAGAAGGTGCTGGTGTTCGGGCTCGCGAAGAGCGGCGTGGCCGCGCTGCGCCTGCTGCGTCAGCTGGGCGCGGACGTCACGGCGCTGGACGCACGTGGCGAGGACGCGCTGGGCGCGGTGGCCCACGAGGTGAAGGCGCAGGGCGCCACGCTGGTGTCCGGGCCCACGCCGCCGGGGCTGCTCGCGTCGCAGGACCTGGTGGTGGTGAGCCCGGGCGTGCCGCTGGCGCTGCCGGAAATCCAGGCCGCGCGCGCGGCGGGCGTGGCGGTGTGGGGCGAGGTCGAACTGGCGGGCCGGCTGCTGTCCGGCGTGCCGCTGTTCGGCATCACCGGCACCAACGGCAAGAGCACCACCACGGCGCTCACCGGCACGCTCTTCGCCAGCGGCGGCAAGCGCACCTTCGTGGGTGGAAACCTGGGCCGGCCTTTCAGCGAGGCGGCCATGTCTCCGGACGACTGGGACGCGCTGGTGGTGGAGCTGTCCAGCTACCAGTTGGAGGGCATCCGCACGCTGCGCCCTCGGGGCGCGGCCATCCTCAACCTGACGCCGGACCACATCGACCGCTATCCCAGCCACGCGGCGTACGGCGAGGCGAAGGCGCGCATCTTCCAGCAGCAGCAGGCCGGTGACTTCGCGGTCGTGAACGCGGACGACGCGGACGTGCTGGGCCTGGCGCGCGGCGCGAAGGCGCCAGTGTACGGCTTCAGCCTCACGGGCAAGCCGGTGGCGGACGCCCCGACGCTGGCGGGCCTGGCGGTGGCGGAGCCGGGCGGCTTCCGGCTGGCCTTCCTGGGCGAGCACTACACGCTGACGAACCGCGCGCTGCGCGGTGCCCACAACGCGCAGAACGCGATGGCGGCGGCGCTGCTGGCGCGCCTGGGAGGCGTCACTTCCGGCGAGGTGCAGGCGGGGCTGGACGGCTACCCGGGCCTGCCACACCGGCTGGAGAGCGTGCGCGTGCTGGATGGCATCGAGTGGGTGAATGACTCGAAGGCCACCAACGTGGATTCGGTGCTGGTGGCGCTGCGCGCGTTTTCCAGCGGCGTGTGGCTGATTGCCGGCGGCAAGGGCAAGGGCGCGTCGTACGCGCCCATGGTGGAGGCGGGGCAGGGCAAGGTGAAGGGCGTGCTCACCATCGGCGACGACGCGGACACGCTGGCCCGGGCCTATGCCGGCGCGGCGCAGGTCCACGCGTGTGGCACCCTGGCCCATGCGGTGGCGCGGGCGCGAGAGTTGGCGGAGCGGGGTGACACGGTGCTGCTGTCGCCCGCGTGCGCGTCCTTCGATCAGTTCAAGAACTTCGAGGACCGGGGCGATTCGTTCAAGCGCCTGGTGGAGGCGCTGTGA
- the mraY gene encoding phospho-N-acetylmuramoyl-pentapeptide-transferase, with protein MLYLLYEVIQNSEAGRVLNFLRYPTFRIIAAGVFALLLGMLIGPKLIARLRLKQHGQSNVREDTPDSHQKKKGTPTMGGALILLCIAAGTLLFADLKSRAVWVMLLLTLGYGFIGFLDDWLKLSKRNSKGLAGRKKMVLQTFFFLVAVFGLLTTWTLPDGSFGPTLLINTKLTLPFIPTRWFNPDLGWFYVFFAWIVVVGTSNAVNLTDGLDGLAIVPTIVSAITFAVLCYVAGTTLSIADAEVVGGVSKLVATPLYQYLGVLQVPGGAELAVFCAAIVGAGISFLWFNTYPASVFMGDIGSLALGGALGGLAMLSKNEVVSAIIHGIFFAEILSVMIQVTSFKMTGKRVFKMAPVHHHFELKGMAEPKIIVRFWIVSILCGGVALLSLKLR; from the coding sequence GTGCTGTACCTCCTCTACGAGGTCATCCAGAACTCCGAGGCGGGGCGCGTTCTCAACTTCCTGCGCTACCCCACCTTCCGCATCATCGCCGCGGGCGTCTTCGCGCTCCTCCTGGGCATGCTCATCGGGCCCAAGCTCATCGCCCGGCTGCGGCTGAAGCAGCACGGGCAGAGCAACGTGCGCGAGGACACGCCGGACTCGCACCAGAAGAAGAAGGGCACGCCCACCATGGGCGGCGCGCTCATCCTGCTGTGCATCGCGGCGGGCACGCTGCTGTTCGCGGACCTGAAGAGCCGCGCCGTCTGGGTGATGCTGCTCCTGACGCTGGGCTACGGCTTCATCGGCTTCCTGGATGACTGGCTCAAGCTGTCCAAGCGCAACTCCAAGGGCCTGGCCGGGCGCAAGAAGATGGTGCTGCAGACCTTCTTCTTCCTGGTCGCCGTGTTCGGTCTGCTGACGACGTGGACGCTGCCGGACGGCTCCTTCGGCCCCACGCTGCTCATCAATACCAAGCTGACGCTGCCCTTCATCCCCACGCGCTGGTTCAACCCGGACCTGGGCTGGTTCTACGTCTTCTTCGCGTGGATTGTCGTCGTGGGCACGTCCAACGCGGTGAACCTCACGGACGGCCTGGACGGTCTGGCCATCGTCCCCACCATCGTGTCCGCCATCACCTTCGCGGTGCTCTGCTACGTGGCGGGCACCACGCTGAGCATCGCGGACGCGGAGGTGGTGGGCGGCGTGTCGAAGCTGGTGGCCACGCCGCTGTACCAGTACCTGGGCGTGCTCCAGGTGCCGGGCGGCGCGGAGCTGGCGGTGTTCTGCGCGGCCATCGTCGGCGCGGGCATCTCGTTCCTGTGGTTCAACACCTACCCGGCCTCCGTCTTCATGGGCGACATCGGCTCGCTGGCCCTGGGCGGCGCGCTGGGCGGGCTGGCGATGCTGTCCAAGAACGAGGTGGTGTCCGCCATCATCCACGGCATCTTCTTCGCCGAAATCCTGAGCGTGATGATTCAGGTCACGTCCTTCAAGATGACGGGCAAGCGCGTCTTCAAGATGGCGCCGGTGCACCATCACTTCGAGCTCAAAGGGATGGCCGAGCCGAAGATCATCGTCCGTTTCTGGATCGTCTCCATCCTCTGTGGTGGCGTGGCGCTCCTGTCCCTGAAGCTCCGCTGA
- a CDS encoding UDP-N-acetylmuramoyl-tripeptide--D-alanyl-D-alanine ligase: protein MAASFSDEEVVQATGATRRGGPAPAAYATVCTDTRALTPGCLFVALVGERFDAHAFVDAAAKGGAAGAVVARGRPLPALPDGLTLYEVDDTLRALGALGRHHRQRFRIPVCAVGGSNGKTTTKEMVGAILATRGPALKTEGNLNNEIGVPLTLFRLEPRHVAAVIEVGMNQPGEIERLARVVQPDAGVITVVQPEHLEGLGSIEGVAAAEGELFQEMGHGTTIVVNVDDALIPAQAERSGAQRLTFGRAEHADVRLADVKTLGREGMVATVRHLGREWPVRLHFVGPHNAQNATAAFAVALALGYTPEECVRGLESARPYSRRLNVVDGQHGVTVIDDCYNANPASMDAALETLGTLVPASGRAVVVLGDMLELGPGELEEHARLGGQIPSHAALAAFFGPRSLKGWEAASMGESAAHFTDVEPLMAWLAPRLREGDVVLVKGSRGMRLERVVAALTGTAVPGGNH, encoded by the coding sequence ATGGCAGCTTCCTTCAGCGACGAAGAGGTGGTGCAGGCGACCGGGGCGACCCGGCGTGGCGGCCCGGCCCCGGCCGCCTACGCTACCGTCTGTACCGACACGCGGGCACTCACCCCCGGGTGCCTCTTCGTGGCCCTGGTGGGTGAGCGCTTCGACGCCCACGCTTTCGTGGACGCCGCGGCGAAGGGCGGGGCGGCTGGCGCGGTGGTGGCACGCGGGCGCCCGTTGCCCGCGCTGCCCGACGGGCTGACGCTCTATGAAGTGGATGACACCCTGCGGGCCCTGGGCGCGCTGGGACGGCACCACCGTCAGCGCTTCCGGATTCCGGTGTGCGCGGTGGGTGGCTCCAACGGGAAGACGACCACCAAGGAGATGGTGGGCGCCATCCTGGCCACGCGCGGGCCGGCGCTGAAGACCGAGGGCAACCTCAACAACGAGATTGGCGTCCCGCTGACGCTCTTCCGGCTGGAGCCGCGCCACGTCGCGGCGGTCATCGAAGTGGGGATGAATCAGCCGGGGGAAATCGAGCGGCTGGCGCGCGTCGTCCAGCCGGACGCGGGCGTCATCACGGTGGTCCAGCCCGAGCACCTGGAAGGGCTGGGCAGCATCGAGGGCGTGGCGGCGGCGGAGGGCGAGCTGTTCCAGGAGATGGGGCACGGCACCACCATTGTGGTGAACGTGGACGACGCGCTCATCCCCGCGCAGGCGGAGCGCAGCGGCGCGCAGCGGCTGACGTTCGGCCGGGCGGAGCACGCGGACGTGCGGCTGGCGGACGTGAAGACGCTGGGCCGCGAGGGCATGGTGGCCACGGTGCGGCACCTGGGCCGCGAGTGGCCGGTGCGGCTGCACTTCGTGGGGCCACACAACGCGCAGAACGCGACGGCGGCCTTCGCGGTGGCGCTGGCGCTGGGGTACACGCCGGAGGAGTGCGTGCGCGGCCTGGAGTCGGCGCGGCCGTACTCGCGGCGCCTCAACGTGGTGGACGGGCAGCACGGCGTGACGGTCATCGACGACTGCTACAACGCCAACCCGGCCTCCATGGACGCCGCGCTGGAGACGCTGGGCACGCTGGTGCCCGCGAGTGGCCGGGCCGTGGTGGTGCTGGGGGACATGCTGGAGCTGGGGCCGGGCGAGCTCGAGGAGCACGCGCGCCTGGGCGGCCAGATTCCCTCGCACGCGGCGCTGGCGGCATTTTTCGGTCCCCGCTCCTTGAAGGGGTGGGAGGCCGCTTCCATGGGTGAATCCGCCGCCCACTTCACCGACGTGGAGCCGCTGATGGCGTGGTTGGCGCCGCGGCTTCGCGAAGGTGACGTGGTGCTGGTGAAGGGCAGCCGCGGCATGCGGCTGGAACGGGTGGTGGCCGCCCTGACGGGCACGGCCGTCCCCGGAGGAAACCACTAG